TGGCTCCATTTCCCTTCAGGGTGTGCAGGGCTCTGAAGACCCTGTTCACCAACTCCATGTCCTCGGAGGAATCCTCCAGTTCGAGGAGGGCAGACTCCAGCTCCGCCATCAACTCAGCGGCCTCCTCCTTGAATGTTTCCATTAATACCTGCGCGAATTCCTCCATCAGCCAAGAACCTTTCTGACAACATCGAGGAGCTGTTGCGGCTTGAATGGTTTAACGATCCAGCCCGTAGCACCTGCGTCACGGCCTTCCTGCTTCTTTAGCTCCTGTGATTCGGTTGTGAGAATTATAATGGGGATATACCTGTAGTTCGGATCTGATCGGAGCCGCCTGACCAGTTCTATCCCGTCCATTTTCGGCATGTTAACGTCCACAATGACCATCTGGATCTGACTGCCGTCGAGTTTTTCCAGGGCTTCCACTCCATTCTCCGCTTCAAAAACATCGTATCCGGCATCCTTGAGCGTAAATTTTACCATCATCCGGATGCTGGCCGAATCATCGACGGTCATTATCTTCTTCCCCATCGGGATCCTCCTACCCTTGATTGCCCTGAACGGACAAGTTGCAATAATCGGCGAAAAATGCGCTGGTCCTGTCGAATCCGGTCCTGGTGGAGAATTTCTTGACCAATTCAGGCAGCTCCCCACCGTGAACCACAAGGTTCTTTTTTCTCTCGATAGCAGTGAGATGGGCTGAGTGAAGAAGCTGGATGAAGGAAAGGTCCAAAGCGTTGATCCTGCCGAATTTCAACTCTACCACGGGACTGTCTTCCAGGGCATCCAGAAGAGCTTCCCTGATCTTTCCGATGTTAAAAATGGTCAATTCCCCGGAGAGGTTGATGATCATTTTCCCCTTGCCCTTTTTCAACAATTTTTTCATAGGCACCTTCTTTTATCTTCCATGTGCTGAAGCGGTCAGAAAAACTCAATATCCCCTCTGCCCGGCAACTCGCCAAGGCCGACATCGGCAATTTCATCGTAAGGCTCATCGGGATTGGCACAGCCGGCTTCCTCAAGGATCTGTCCGGCAATTCTCTGAAGCTTCATCGACACATCATCGATTACAATGCCGATTGTGTTATGTATTGAAATTCCGTTGATCGTCGCATCAATATCATGCGAAAAGGCCTTTCCTCCTGAATCGAGCTGTTCAAGGAGGGACATAACCTTCTCCTGCCTGTATCGCAGCGCGTCAAGGAATACCCCCAAGTCCCGTATCATCTGATCCAACCGGGCCTCTTTCCCCTTTGCCGTTGTCTCGATATCCTGCCTTATCCTTCCGGCCAATGCGGAAGCTTCGTCGAGATCATGCAGAAGCGATCCCCTGTAGAGGTTGGACTCCTCCGCGGTCTTCTGAATTGCCCTGGCGATTACTCCCATACCGAGAGCCTCGCTGCCGGTCTGGGCCGCCTTGATACTGGCGTTGACGGCGATAAGTTCCACCTCTTCACTGATTCGTTCGAAATCTCCAATGAATTTGGACATGCTGTTCACTGTGTCGGCAAAAGAGGTCATGTTTTCGGACATCGCCCTGTTGGAGGCCATCACCCTGGACAGGAAATCGGTCACCGAGGACATCCCCGTGCCAAGGTCCCTCAGGAAAGTGGAACTGTTTCTTTGCACCATGGCAGCGACTTTCGACATTTCGTCAACATGCGCTACGACAAGCTGTAGGCTGCTGATAACGTTCTCCATGGATTCCGCCATCTTGTCCCTGATCCCCAGAAGAGTCCGAGATTGCCCGACGCTCTGTCTGGCGATCAGGATGTCCAGACGACACTCACCCTCGCCGGAGGCCAGTTCTGCAGCAGGACTGCAGAACCCGGCCAGAACATTCCGGACTTTTTCCAATACCTGGCAACCGATATCCTGATATTGCATGGAGACCACGACGCCGGCGATATTCTCCCGTATTTTCCCGGCTCCATCCACAATCTGCCGGGCATTGTCGCTGGACTTCATGCTCAGCCTTTCAAGTGAATCGAGCACCGTCGTGGATCCACTGATGATCAGGGATACCTGCTGTTGCTGCGCCACAGCCAGCGCCTTGACCTTTGTATGTACAGAACTGACAAAGTCGAAGAGCTTCCCTGATTCGTCCATAAGATCTGCGGTTACAGATGCGATTTCCGCGGATAGAAGGGAAATCTCCTCTCCGAGATCCATGAAACCGGCACGGTCGCTGCCCGTCCGGATGCTCTGGATTTTGGTAGTTAGCCCAAGCATTCTGAGTTTGCCGGCCGTTTCTTTCAGCGCGGTCAGATTCTTACGTATACCGTCAAGGAACACCAATATTGTTTCAAGAACCTGAAGATTGAGTGCCGCCTCGTCTTCGGCCTCCCTCAGATACTGATGAATCTTTTCAATCATAGCCCGGATTCCTGCAATAGATCCCCGCACCTCGTCCCCCGATACGACTCCGGCCGCCGACAGCGCCATTTCAGAAATTTTCCCGGCTCTATCTGAGAATTCCACGAGACGGGACCCGACAGAGAGAAATTCTCTTTCCGCCAGGAGATGGAGTTCGTCCAGACGAACGCACAGCTGCGGCAGGGTCCCACCCCAGGGATCCTGACATTTCTTCGGTACATCAACGGCCTGTCGGCCTGTAAAACTTATAATATCGCTCAATCTGGACCCCCACAGGCAAGTTCATCCTTCATCCCCACTATCCGTGTGACGCCTTCGTCTGACATATCTGCTATTTCCTGGTTGCGATGGATGAGTTTGTACCTCCTCGCCAACGTCGTAGTTAGCAGAAGGCGTGCCGAATACGTTTTATCGAAAAAACCCTTGTACAACCTGGGGTTTGCCCTGAATACAGGGTAAAAAGACAAACACCCGGGTGAGACACGCCGGATCTCGTATTTGCAAGGCAATATGTTAATTATTTTTAAAATACGGTTACTTATGGCTATAAATCCCGGATCGGCGCTCATCAGTCGGTGAAAAATGTCGCACCCGTAATGTAACGTTCGCTGAAACGAAACCAAAGTCTTGATCAATTATCGTGCCACCAGCTACAACAGCGGATAACCCTTTGTTATTCATGATAATTTCAGATTGATGAATCAGCCTGATATCTCAATCTGCATACATACATGTGCAGGTTTGACATCCCAGAGCTGCATGAACATCGATTTTTTCTTTTGTTTCAAGGAGTTGTGCGTAATGCACACTTTTGTGTACACCTTAATCGCAAGGATTTCCACAAATTTAACGTTGGGGCTGATCACCCTGCGGCCGTTCAGGACAGGCGGCAGGAAGGGGCTTTGAATCCCTTTCCTGCCCTTGAACAGGGAATGGGCAAATGCTATCTTGACTAAATTGACAGGATCGTGAAAAGTCCATCTTAAGTCAGGAGACAACAGATGCCTGAGATTCGCCCCTTCCCGGGGGTTCGCTACAATCCCGAAAAAATAAAGGATTTCGCAAAGGTCGTCGCACCCCCCTACGACGTCATCGACTCCGCCAAACACGCGGATCTCCTCTCGCGCCACGACCGGAATTGCGTCAGACTCATACTGGGCGACAGCCCCGGCCAGGCCGGTGATTATACTCAGGACGCCCATCTCATGGGCCGGTGGATGTCGGATGGAACCCTGATTCGGGACTCTTCGCCAAGGTACTACCTGATAGAGGACTCCTTCCTGCTGCCCGGGGAGCACACCTCTCGCAGGCGCTGGGGAATTATCGGCCGGGTCCGCCTCGAGCCCCTTGACACCGGGCGCATCCATCCCCACGAAAGAACACACAAGGGCCCCAGGGAGGACCGCCTCCGCGTCATTAAGGCATTCAGGGCCAACCTGAGTCAGGTATTCGCCCTGTTCGACGGTGACGCCGCAGTGGTCAAGGACACCCTTTCAGGGACGTTCGCTTCCACGCCGGATGTAGACATTACCGATGGAGACGGAATCGGGAGAAGGATGTGGGTAATCGGGGATCCGGAGATATTAGCCCGGCTTTCGGCCCTCCTGTCGGACCGTGATTTCTACATCGCCGATGGACACCATCGCTACGAAACGGCCTTGGCATACGCGCAGGAGATGGCCGCCACAGATCCTGATCCGACCCCCGAAAGGGGCTATAACTTCCTCATGATGGCTCTCATCGGCATGGAGGATCCTGGCCTGGCAATTCTCCCTACCCACAGGCTTTTGTACGGATTCGAGGATTTTGAGTTTTCCAGGTTTTCAGACTGCCTCGCGAAGTTTTTCGAGATAACGCCCGTTGAACCCGGGGTCGAGTCGGCCATTCGTGCCGGTTCACCACCAAAAAGCATGGAAGGGCGTGGTTTTCTCCTGTATGACCCCGGCAATGACTCCTTTGTGCGGGCCCGGATGCGGGATGGAATAGATCTCGCCCGGGAGATTCCCGGCCTTTCAAAACCGGTCCGGGAACTGGACGTTACGCTTGCCGAACAACTCGTCATGATGAGGTGCCTTGGGATGACGCCGGAGCAGATAAACCACCAGGAGCACCTTGAATACTTCAAGGATGTCATCCGGGCCATGGAAAAGGCCAAGGTTGAAGGGCAGGTACTCGTCATCATGCATTCCACCGACATGAAGGATCTCGTGGCCGTCACCTCCGCACGGGAAAGAATGCCGCAAAAATCCACCTTCTTTTTCCCAAAGCTTCTCACCGGCCTGGTTTTATACAATCATGGCGACTGAGGAAGGATAAAAGGATGTTCGACACACCCCCTCTCGACTCTCATGCACG
Above is a window of bacterium BMS3Abin14 DNA encoding:
- a CDS encoding hypothetical protein (chemotaxis protein CheY homolog), with amino-acid sequence MGKKIMTVDDSASIRMMVKFTLKDAGYDVFEAENGVEALEKLDGSQIQMVIVDVNMPKMDGIELVRRLRSDPNYRYIPIIILTTESQELKKQEGRDAGATGWIVKPFKPQQLLDVVRKVLG